The Anopheles coluzzii chromosome 2, AcolN3, whole genome shotgun sequence genome window below encodes:
- the LOC125908309 gene encoding uncharacterized protein LOC125908309: MHPARALLDSASQPDLMSSRFANRLGIKSGTVDITLIGAGQSSTPVRKSMRTTVSSRASPYAINVEFLIVEKLIADLPAHDVPTSGWKLPPHIIFADPHFEKSAPIAIILGARHYHTFFVSGAQYKMSSNLPVLMDSVFSWVVSGYGYSPEDRKCEQFYKDTTQRDEAGRYMVCLPKQADFDDKLGLSKAAALRRFSLLERRLERDQNVKAVYHDFMREYLELGHMSRIKNPSDDECACYLPHHPVFKAASSTTKVRVVFDGSAKTSTGFSLNEALCVGPVVQDDLLDIILRFRTYKVAVIGDIAKMYRQVLLHPNDRKFVRICFRFSPHSPIEYFELNTVTYGLAPSSFLATRTLLQLANDEGASCPDAAAVLKNNFYIDDFIGGADSIGNARQLRIELSQLLAKGGF; encoded by the coding sequence ATGCATCCTGCGCGCGCACTTTTAGATAGTGCCTCCCAGCCAGATTTGATGAGTAGCCGTTTTGCTAACCGGCTAGGTATCAAATCGGGCACGGTCGACATCACGCTGATTGGTGCTGGTCAATCGTCCACCCCGGTGCGGAAATCGATGCGCACCACGGTATCATCCAGAGCGAGCCCTTATGCGATTAACGTTGAGTTTTTGATAGTCGAGAAGCTTATTGCTGACCTGCCCGCACATGATGTGCCCACCAGCGGCTGGAAATTACCGCCACATATTATATTCGCCGACCCCCATTTCGAGAAGTCGGCACCGATCGCCATTATTCTCGGTGCCCGGCACTATCACACGTTTTTTGTAAGCGGGGCGCAATATAAAATGTCATCGAATCTACCAGTCCTGATGGATAGCGTATTTAGCTGGGTCGTGAGTGGCTATGGCTATTCTCCTGAGGATCGCAAATGTGAGCAATTTTACAAAGATACAACACAGCGAGATGAAGCTGGTCGTTATATGGTATGCTTACCTAAACAAGCAGACTTCGATGATAAGCTTGGCCTTTCGAAGGCAGCAGCATTAAGGCGGTTTAGTTTGCTAGAAAGGAGGTTAGAACGAGATCAAAACGTAAAAGCGGTGTACCATGATTTCATGCGTGAGTATCTGGAGCTTGGGCACATGTCACGCATAAAAAATCCCTCCGACGACGAATGCGCGTGTTATCTGCCTCACCATCCCGTGTTCAAAGCCGCTAGCTCCACAACAAAGGTCCGCGTGGTATTTGATGGTTCAGCTAAGACGTCCACCGGCTTTTCGCTAAACGAGGCGTTATGCGTCGGCCCTGTCGTGCAGGACGATCTGCTCGACATAATTTTGCGCTTCCGCACATATAAGGTAGCCGTTATTGGAGATATTGCGAAAATGTATCGACAAGTATTGCTCCATCCTAATGACCGGAAATTTGTACGCATTTGCTTTCGATTTTCGCCTCACTCGCCAATCGAATATTTTGAGCTGAATACGGTTACTTATGGCTTAGCCCCCTCATCATTCTTGGCAACCAGAACATTGCTGCAGCTTGCAAACGATGAGGGCGCCTCTTGTCCCGATGCTGCAgctgttttgaaaaataactTCTACATTGACGATTTCATCGGTGGTGCTGATTCCATCGGAAATGCTCGCCAGTTGCGAATCGAGCTTTCTCAATTGCTCGCCAAAGGCGGCTTCTAG